In Legionella beliardensis, the following are encoded in one genomic region:
- a CDS encoding amino acid permease — translation MLNKEIKLVSSSKLIGGILLIVGTSIGGGMLALPVSIAAVGFANSIFFLIVCWLIMTIGALLILEVNLRLPAGSNMVSMAKSTLGLPGQIIAWITYLFLLYTLLSAYISGGSDVFTGLLNRMNVDLPNWATALSFTLLFSLVVYAGISAVDYVNRGLMFGKLGIYLLLVIIISPHININSLKGGSAQAITGSLMILITSFGFASIVPSLRDYFKDDIKTLRKIIILGSLIPLVCYIVWDAVIMGVVERDGDNGLLALMTSEHATSGLTDALSSVVHSAWITGFFGFFTSICMITAFLGVSIGLFDFLADGLTLKKTGLQGKWVLALTFIPPLAIVLIDPGIYLHALSYAGVCCVILLLLLPSLMTWQARKLDGENALQIVPGGNVTLILITMIAVCLLLIAIAA, via the coding sequence TCAAGCTCAAAACTTATTGGTGGTATTTTATTAATTGTAGGCACCTCTATTGGTGGCGGAATGCTCGCTCTGCCTGTTTCAATAGCTGCCGTAGGTTTTGCAAATTCTATCTTTTTTTTAATAGTCTGTTGGTTGATCATGACTATTGGCGCATTGCTCATTCTAGAAGTTAACTTACGACTACCTGCTGGCAGTAATATGGTGTCTATGGCTAAATCAACCTTAGGATTGCCAGGGCAGATTATTGCCTGGATTACCTATTTATTTTTACTTTATACCCTTTTATCAGCCTATATTTCAGGTGGTAGCGATGTTTTTACAGGCTTATTAAATAGGATGAATGTTGACCTACCAAATTGGGCTACGGCATTATCATTTACCCTACTGTTTAGCTTAGTTGTTTATGCTGGAATTAGCGCGGTTGATTATGTTAACCGGGGATTAATGTTTGGAAAATTAGGTATTTACTTATTACTGGTCATTATTATTAGTCCCCACATTAATATAAATTCTTTAAAAGGCGGCTCAGCACAAGCGATTACAGGTAGTCTTATGATTTTGATTACCTCCTTTGGCTTTGCTTCTATCGTGCCTAGTTTGCGAGATTATTTTAAGGATGATATTAAAACATTAAGAAAAATAATCATTCTTGGCTCACTTATTCCTCTTGTTTGCTATATTGTTTGGGATGCCGTAATTATGGGCGTAGTAGAGCGAGATGGTGATAATGGCTTACTGGCACTTATGACCAGTGAACATGCCACTAGCGGTCTTACCGATGCGTTAAGCAGTGTCGTACACAGCGCTTGGATCACAGGCTTTTTTGGTTTTTTTACTTCTATTTGTATGATTACCGCTTTTTTAGGCGTATCTATTGGCTTATTTGATTTTTTAGCTGATGGTTTAACTTTAAAGAAAACAGGCTTACAAGGAAAATGGGTATTAGCGCTTACTTTTATACCCCCCCTAGCCATTGTACTAATTGATCCAGGCATTTATTTGCATGCTCTAAGTTATGCAGGTGTTTGCTGTGTCATACTCTTACTGCTTCTACCCTCTTTGATGACTTGGCAAGCACGAAAATTAGATGGCGAAAACGCCCTACAAATCGTACCTGGCGGCAATGTTACTTTAATCTTAATTACAATGATTGCTGTTTGTTTGCTTCTTATCGCAATAGCAGCTTAA
- a CDS encoding 2-oxo acid dehydrogenase subunit E2, with translation MDELNELLRPTWGSEKWILEGWQQITASEKELIKSRVDKMFQDGLPFKVKQDKLLYIYAFSLLAQLEVLAIQVPLKFESKMLSAAHRKRMRLQLLDEIFHGIVFTKILYMLCAPYAYPPPYNPHIEIICNFIRSEECPKTAVVLLNLIGEGWIEEIFYSLERAGVAPKVFETIIEDEHRHVCEAVLYKSIGLPNIEEVKGKLAFLEEQLFTNLFMQHKYIFSLLALLNVHGSISFIESLSKKHREQVEKLNLKPSQNWQYYMQFMESLLPKIRAYNQKNQEIEMTPIRKVLMTQWDNPTDPTMAGQFNINISCVDFFGKKYPPETVTTLMLQAVSLILSENDSHRHYLSYKRLYRTQSAYAGLVVKLPDCGDQMSTIVFENCHLLTLQELSLKIRSALKMMVYCFKRREALEKSNPQVQELVENAAYEYVNDLYGFPVIGNPVVSVSNIGACGYTQCKSPLRRNEGMKYTLMEVERKLVWNKATKAFEEQDLLPVSISADHRVFDGNTPVPKMVADCFNRIFAKMVAEEAIPVKVEDRTQDAKLVALLDQLIEKNVEMGFKALSFLQTYWCDFLKLEDMLDADFLASRLMASELEC, from the coding sequence GTGGACGAACTTAATGAGTTACTTAGGCCTACGTGGGGCTCTGAGAAATGGATTTTAGAAGGTTGGCAACAAATTACAGCAAGTGAAAAGGAATTAATTAAATCCAGAGTTGATAAGATGTTTCAGGATGGTTTACCTTTTAAAGTGAAACAAGACAAGCTGTTATACATTTACGCTTTTTCTCTCTTAGCTCAATTAGAAGTTCTAGCCATACAAGTACCCTTAAAATTTGAAAGCAAGATGCTATCAGCAGCGCATAGAAAAAGAATGCGCCTACAATTATTAGATGAGATTTTTCATGGCATCGTATTTACTAAAATTTTATACATGCTTTGTGCTCCTTATGCTTACCCACCTCCATACAACCCTCATATTGAAATAATTTGTAATTTTATACGCAGCGAAGAATGTCCAAAGACTGCTGTTGTGCTGTTAAATTTAATTGGCGAAGGCTGGATTGAAGAAATTTTTTATAGTCTGGAGCGGGCTGGCGTAGCACCTAAAGTTTTTGAAACCATTATTGAAGATGAACACCGGCATGTTTGCGAGGCTGTGCTGTATAAAAGTATTGGACTTCCTAATATAGAGGAAGTTAAAGGAAAGCTTGCCTTTTTAGAAGAGCAATTATTTACTAATTTGTTTATGCAACATAAGTATATCTTTTCGTTACTGGCATTACTTAATGTGCATGGCAGTATTAGTTTTATTGAATCTTTAAGCAAAAAGCACCGCGAGCAGGTTGAGAAATTAAATTTAAAACCTAGCCAAAATTGGCAATATTATATGCAGTTTATGGAATCCTTATTGCCTAAAATAAGAGCTTATAACCAAAAAAATCAAGAAATTGAAATGACACCGATTCGTAAGGTGTTGATGACCCAATGGGATAATCCAACGGATCCAACCATGGCAGGCCAATTCAATATTAATATAAGCTGTGTTGATTTTTTTGGTAAAAAATACCCGCCAGAAACGGTAACAACTTTAATGTTGCAAGCGGTAAGCTTAATTTTGTCAGAAAATGATTCTCATCGACATTATCTTAGCTATAAACGATTATATCGAACTCAGAGCGCTTACGCAGGTTTAGTCGTAAAATTACCTGATTGTGGTGATCAGATGAGTACTATTGTTTTTGAAAATTGTCATCTGCTCACATTACAAGAATTATCTCTTAAAATCCGTTCGGCTTTGAAAATGATGGTTTATTGCTTTAAAAGGCGGGAAGCTTTAGAAAAAAGTAATCCGCAAGTCCAAGAACTTGTTGAAAACGCAGCCTATGAATATGTCAATGATTTATATGGCTTTCCTGTTATAGGAAATCCAGTTGTCTCAGTCAGCAATATTGGTGCTTGTGGTTATACGCAATGTAAATCACCATTGCGCCGTAATGAAGGCATGAAGTATACGTTAATGGAAGTAGAGCGCAAATTAGTTTGGAATAAAGCAACGAAAGCGTTTGAAGAGCAAGATCTTCTCCCTGTTTCTATAAGCGCTGATCATCGTGTGTTTGATGGTAATACGCCTGTACCGAAAATGGTGGCTGACTGTTTTAATAGGATATTTGCCAAAATGGTTGCTGAAGAAGCTATACCCGTTAAAGTTGAGGATAGGACACAAGATGCTAAGTTAGTAGCTTTGTTAGATCAGCTAATCGAGAAAAATGTAGAAATGGGTTTTAAAGCCTTATCATTTTTACAAACTTATTGGTGTGATTTCTTAAAACTCGAAGACATGCTTGATGCTGATTTTTTAGCAAGTAGATTAATGGCTAGTGAACTAGAGTGTTAG